A window from Citrus sinensis cultivar Valencia sweet orange chromosome 5, DVS_A1.0, whole genome shotgun sequence encodes these proteins:
- the LOC112497505 gene encoding ubiquitin-like-specific protease 1A isoform X1 has protein sequence MLQYGFDKSASLDEIIVRSSHDDITRRGLLSLLPDASLDDEIICMMSDYLTRRESCKSHGQPISWFLPTRYAQFATMPNAHLDGFKAASQYRKHYMYDLHRCHQIFVPMHDGGHHWFMVLVKIKDKQAEIWDPLPDARRTRDREIQVNSILHSLDAILHGVVDATYSVAWSFLSFVVTYGEGVPRQPNGFDCGVYVIKFMDTPGIITNKSYVYDSQNVRAQLALQLIDSPFNEQRDQLLALANAHYSNATTLINESKLASTVKSRNVSTRKGHKNSCTKCRFRQKG, from the exons ATGCTCCAGTATGGATTTGACAAAAGCGCTAGCCTAGA TGAAATAATTGTGCGATCAAGTCATGATGATATCACTCGGCGAGGCTTGTTATCACTTTTGCCCGATGCATCACTTGACGATGAG aTTATTTGCATGATGAGTGATTACCTTACACGACGTGAGTCGTGCAAAAGCCACGGGCAACCAATCAGCTGGTTCCTACCAACAAGATATGCA CAATTTGCTACAATGCCAAATGCACATTTAGATGGTTTCAAAGCTGCCTCCCAATACCGCAAACATTACATGTATGACCTGCACCGGTGTCATCAG ATCTTTGTTCCCATGCATGATGGTGGCCACCATTGGTTTATGGTGTTGGttaaaattaaagacaaaCAAGCGGAGATTTGGGATCCACTACCAGATGCACGACGGACACGAGATCGAGAAATCCAAGTGAATAGTATT TTACACTCGTTGGATGCTATACTTCATGGCGTCGTGGATGCTACATATTCAGTAGCTTGGAGTTTCTTGTCATTTGTAGTGACCTATGGGGAAGGAGTTCCACGGCAACCTAACGGTTTTGATTGTGGAGTTTACGTCATCAAATTTATGGATACTCCTGGAATCATCACCAACAAATCGTATGTG TATGACTCACAGAATGTTCGGGCGCAACTTGCGTTACAACTTATAGACTCTCCGTTCAACGAACAACGCGATCAATTATTGGCGTTGGCTAATGCACACTACAGTAACGCTACAACgttaataaatgaatcaaagcttGCATCAACAGTGAAGTCTCGTAATGTGTCCACCAGAAAAGGTCATAAGAACAGTTGCACAAAATGTCGTTTCAGGCAGAAGGGCTGA
- the LOC112497505 gene encoding ubiquitin-like-specific protease 1A isoform X2 yields the protein MLQYGFDKSASLDEIIVRSSHDDITRRGLLSLLPDASLDDEIICMMSDYLTRRESCKSHGQPISWFLPTRYAQFATMPNAHLDGFKAASQYRKHYMYDLHRCHQIFVPMHDGGHHWFMVLVKIKDKQAEIWDPLPDARRTRDREIQVNSILHSLDAILHGVVDATYSVAWSFLSFVVTYGEGVPRQPNGFDCGVYVIKFMDTPGIITNKSMTHRMFGRNLRYNL from the exons ATGCTCCAGTATGGATTTGACAAAAGCGCTAGCCTAGA TGAAATAATTGTGCGATCAAGTCATGATGATATCACTCGGCGAGGCTTGTTATCACTTTTGCCCGATGCATCACTTGACGATGAG aTTATTTGCATGATGAGTGATTACCTTACACGACGTGAGTCGTGCAAAAGCCACGGGCAACCAATCAGCTGGTTCCTACCAACAAGATATGCA CAATTTGCTACAATGCCAAATGCACATTTAGATGGTTTCAAAGCTGCCTCCCAATACCGCAAACATTACATGTATGACCTGCACCGGTGTCATCAG ATCTTTGTTCCCATGCATGATGGTGGCCACCATTGGTTTATGGTGTTGGttaaaattaaagacaaaCAAGCGGAGATTTGGGATCCACTACCAGATGCACGACGGACACGAGATCGAGAAATCCAAGTGAATAGTATT TTACACTCGTTGGATGCTATACTTCATGGCGTCGTGGATGCTACATATTCAGTAGCTTGGAGTTTCTTGTCATTTGTAGTGACCTATGGGGAAGGAGTTCCACGGCAACCTAACGGTTTTGATTGTGGAGTTTACGTCATCAAATTTATGGATACTCCTGGAATCATCACCAACAAATC TATGACTCACAGAATGTTCGGGCGCAACTTGCGTTACAACTTATAG